In a single window of the Nodularia spumigena CCY9414 genome:
- the larB gene encoding nickel pincer cofactor biosynthesis protein LarB, with translation MTQPENLRSLLQAVANGKLTPDMALDSLKDLAYEPVGEFAKIDNHRELRTGFPEVIWGPGKTDVQIAQIMQVMRLRNPVVMATRIEPAVYTALQAKITDLQYYELARICAITPPTIEPKIGGLIGIISAGTADLAVAEEAAVTAELSGFRVQRLWDVGVAGIHRLLSNRHLISSSSVLIVVAGMEGALPSVVAGLADCPVIAVPTSIGYGASFGGLAPLLTMLNSCASGVGVVNIDNGFGAAVLAGQILRTAEKLRIASSGS, from the coding sequence GTGACTCAACCTGAAAATTTGCGATCGCTCCTCCAAGCAGTTGCCAATGGTAAACTTACCCCAGATATGGCGTTAGACTCACTCAAAGATTTAGCTTATGAACCTGTAGGTGAGTTTGCCAAAATAGACAACCATCGCGAACTCAGAACTGGTTTTCCTGAAGTAATTTGGGGGCCAGGTAAGACAGACGTACAGATTGCTCAAATTATGCAGGTGATGCGCCTCCGTAACCCGGTGGTGATGGCTACCCGCATTGAACCAGCAGTTTATACTGCACTGCAAGCAAAGATTACAGATTTGCAGTATTACGAATTGGCGCGAATTTGTGCGATTACTCCCCCTACCATTGAACCCAAGATTGGCGGGTTAATAGGTATTATCTCGGCTGGTACGGCTGATTTAGCTGTAGCAGAAGAGGCGGCTGTGACAGCAGAACTTTCTGGCTTTCGTGTACAGCGTCTTTGGGATGTCGGTGTGGCTGGAATTCACCGCTTGCTAAGTAATCGCCATCTGATTTCATCATCATCAGTTCTGATTGTTGTGGCTGGAATGGAAGGCGCTTTACCCAGCGTTGTGGCTGGTTTGGCAGATTGTCCAGTGATTGCTGTTCCTACCAGCATCGGTTATGGCGCGAGTTTTGGCGGTTTAGCTCCCCTATTGACAATGCTCAACTCCTGTGCATCTGGTGTGGGTGTGGTGAATATTGATAATGGGTTTGGTGCTGCTGTTTTAGCGGGGCAAATTTTGCGAACAGCCGAGAAATTACGGATAGCATCATCTGGATCTTGA